Within the Cinclus cinclus chromosome 27, bCinCin1.1, whole genome shotgun sequence genome, the region atcatccatccatccatccatcattcatccatccatccatccatccatccatccatccatcatccatccatccatccatccatccatcatccatccatccatccatcattcatccatcatccatccattgtccatcatccatcatccatccatccatccatccatccatcatccatccatcatccatccatccatccatccatccatccatccatccatccatccatccatccatccaaccacATCTGAGCTGACCCCatgccagggctgtgggagctgccaAGTGGCCCCACACCAGTGCTTGGGCCACCTCGGGCAAGCTGTCCCAAAGGCCAGCGAGTGGCTGGGCAGCCCGGGCTGAGGGCAGTGACGAACCTGCcatgtcccagccctggcaccgATGACTCTGCCCAGGGGATCCTTGGGACCCCAGCACGGggagccaggcaggagctgccgggtcagcagccaggacaggggGGGGACACAGGATCGGGGGGGACATGGGCTCAGGGTGGGTATGGGATCAGGATGGCTATGGGATCAGGGGACACGGGCTCGGGGCTGGTCTGGCTTTGCCTCCGCCTGGATATGGCCGAAGTTCAGCTTGGCCGCTGGCCTTGGGCAGCTCTGCGGACAAGGAGCCAGGGCCGTCCCCTCGCTGTCCCACGGGCTGTCCCCTCACTACGACTCATGAGGACGTGTCCTCTCTCTCGAGGCTCCTTCGGGgctccctgcaccccaaacTCCTCGCAGCAGCCCCTCCCCGGGCTCGGGAGCACCGCTGGGGCACGAAGGGGTTAAAGCGCCCGGGGCTGTTCTACggggaaggagcagcctcccCTCCCTCCGCACATCTGGATGCAATAAGGGCTGGGGAGGCCGGAGCATTCCTGAGCACTGAGCTGGAGGCTGCTCTCGCTGCCGGCCATGGGGCCCTGGcgctgcctgctgctgctgccgctgctcgCCCCGGCCCTGcgctcccagcagcagcagttcatGGAGTACGTGGAGCGCCGCCTCACCCTCCTGGAGGTACAGCCCCGAGCGGGGCCCCGCAGCCGCCCCGCACCCCGAATCGCCCCGTGACGGGGCTCCCTCCTCCATGGAGGCCGGcggggctgggaaaggggctgggtaaggaggagctgggatggggatggagcagggtgtGGGGTGCCCTGGCATACCCTGCCAGGGttctgcacagcccagcacgAGGAGACAGCGGAGCAAGATGGGCGTGGGAGCACTGTGGGACAGGCGGAtggtgggagcagggacactGAGGGTCTGGGAAAACCATGGGGACATCACAGGAATGGGAACATCACAGGAATGGGAACGTCATGGGAGCAGGGGCATTGCAGGTCTGGGAGCTTCACAGGGTGATCACAGGAGTGAGGGCATCAAGGATCTGGGAGCACCGTGGGAGAGTGGGGGGCACTGTGAGTTCAGGAATATCTTGGGCGCATCCTGGGGGtggcacaggagagcagggcctTGCAGAtttgggagcagcacaggaatgGGGGCATTGTGGGGTCTGGGAGCATCGTGGAAGAGTAGGAGCACTGTGGGTCTGGGAACATCATGGGAACATTGCAGGAATGGGCATCACAGAGCTGGGAACATTGCGGAAGCAACACAGGAGCATCGTGGGAGCACCGTAGGAGTGGGAACAGGGTGGGATGGGACCCAGAGCCACGAGCCCTGCATGGCTCCGGGTGCTCCCACAGCCTGggcaggctgggacagctgccaGTGGTGGGCTGTGAGCTTTGGAGACCTCAGCGTCCCCTTGGCCTCCCCAGGAAAGGATCTCACAGTGGCACGACCAGAGCAGCCGCTACTCCACGGAGCTGCGGGACTTCAAGAACCAGGTGCTGGGGATGCTGGAGGCGGCCGAGAAGGAGCGGGAGGCGATGCGGGCGGAGGCCGAGAGCGCGGCCGTGCGCGTGGACCGGCTGGAGAGGGAGGTGGATTACCTGGAGACACAGAACCCCGCCCCGCCCTGCGTGGAGGTGGATGAGACGCTGATGGACAAGCAGGTGGCCACggccaagcagaggaagaatgAGAAGTACACCAAGCTCACAGGTGAGGGGCTGCCGTGGCTCCCTGGGGGATGGTCCTGTCTGAGCACCcttcccagcccaccccagTCCAGGCGTCCCCCAGCCATGGGCCGGGCCATTGTGTCCCAGCAGGGCATCTCAGATCCCTCTGGCTCAAGCTCCTGCATCCCTCCTGGCCTGGGAGCTGCATCCAAGCCCCGGGGCCGGAGCCTTGTGCGTCTCCAAAGCcactggggcagggctggggtgagGGTGGCTCCCCTGCCCGTGGCACGGGTGCGGTGAGGACTTCTCAATGCCACCAGGGATGCACATAAACCCCTTCAGCGAGTTTCCAAGGCAGCTGCCAGAGGTGGGGGGTGGGTCAGAGAGagagccctgcacagggcagcagcagtCCCACTGCAGGGCCAGGCTGTTCCCGGGCTCTCAGGGCCGCCCTTCTCTTGCAGATTGCAGTGACACCATCGCCAGTGTCAGGGCCATGAAGATCCTGAAGCGTTTTGGCAGCGCCTCGGGGCTCTGGACCAAGGACGCTGCGGGGAGCTCGGAGAAGATCTACGTGTTCGACGGCACCGCCAACGACACGGTTTACGTCTTCCCCCGCATGCGGGAGTTCACCCTCTTCTCTGCCACCCGCAAGGCCGCCCGCATCAAACTGCCCTACCCCTGGGTGGGCACCGGGCACCTCGTCTACGATGGGCACCTCTACTACATCCGCCAGCAGGGCCCGTCCTTCCAGGTGATCAAATTCAACCTGGCCAACAAGACGGTGGTGGACAGCTCGGTGTTCCCGGCCGAGGAGCAGATCCCCGTCTTCGGGCTCTCCCCCTCCACCTACATCGAGGTGTCGGCGGACGAGGAGGGGCTCTGGGCCATCTACGCCACCAAGGAGGACGAGAAGAACATGTGCCTGGCCAAGCTGGACCCCGCCTCGCTGGACATCGAGCAGATGTGGGACACGCCGTGCCCGCGGGAGAACGCCGAGGGCGCATTCGTGGTGTGCGGGGCGCTGCACGTGGTGTACAACACGCGCCTGCCCAGCCGTGCCCGCGTGCAGTGCGTGTTCGATGTCAGCGGCACGCTGGCCCCCGAGGACGCCTCCCTCGTCTACTTCCCCAAGCGCTACGGCTCCCACGCCAGCCTCAAGTACAGCCCCCGTGAGAGGCAGATCTATGCCTGGGATGATGGCTACCAGATCATCTACCGAATGGAGATGAAGAAGAAGCTGGAGGTCTGAGgggctgcccagcccagcccagccctgcctgcagggtGGCGTCTCTGCCCCTTCTCCCATCACTGTGAAATGAGGAAATGCTGGGCCCCCGCCCCAGCACCgggtgtccctgcctgggagCACCCAGCAGAGTCCTGGACTAATTTAAGgaggttttcttttctgatatAATGAATAAAAAACACGCAGCGAAGTGCAGCGACCTGCCTGGGGAGAGtggggtgctgggcagggctgtcaGAGCCCTGAGCTCCACCTGAGACACCCCAAAAGCCACTCCCCGAGGGTGGGGTATCCTCACAGGGCTCACAGACTGACCTTGGGTGGGAGcctgggcagaggggctgggctggggcttaGGGCAGGGGTTTGTGATAAGGGCTTTGGGTGAAGATTTTGGAAGGTTTTagggcagagatggaaaacGAGGCTTTGGGCAGGCTGCTGGTCAGAGCCAGCTTGTTTTACATGTGCAAAACTGTGAGCAAACAGCAAAATCCCTTAATCTGGGAGGACAACAGGAGATTTCCCTCCCCTGCCGGGGCGGTGCCCCAGCCAGCAGGCTCCAGATGTTGCTGCTTTACTGAGTTTGTTCCTAATGAAGCACAGACCACTTCCCCCTGCAGCCACAGAATCTCCACCTTATGTAAGGCCCTGGGTTGCCCcattcccttcccctcccctctggCACTGAGttcctgcacagagcagccccagagaGGATGGGGCAGGCCAGGGCAGGTGCTGGGTGCCCCtcaggagctggggacagccccaCATTGTCCCCACACCTTCCTGTCCCAGCAGAGACTGTCCCTTGTGCCCTCCctcaccccacagccctgcagcgAGCAGGATTTGCCCCATTTCTGTCCTCGCGTCCCCCAGAAACCCAGGATTGCTGTGATTTGTCCCCATCACAAGATCCTGAGAGCACGGAGGATGGATTAGGCAGTGTTTTGGTGCTGTAAGCGTCCCTTTTTCCCATCAGAGGTCACTTCTGGGGACAAGGATtgaagccaggctggatgggtaAGGGTTACATCCTACTGGTGCCAGTGGCAGGCTGCCTTTGGGATGAGAGGCCAGGAGCAGCTTGGACACCCCAAGGAGGTGCCAGCCCCATGGGGAGCACCATTGCCAAACACTTGAGGGGCCCCTGGGGCCACCTGctctcccagggctgtggccaTGCCAGCCCCTGCCACCCTAAAGCCTGTCCAGCAtccccctgtgcccagctcaaGCCAGACTGTTCTGCAACATGGAGGGCACTTGGGATTTGCCTTAAGTTCTTTGGTATTATAATCAAATTTGTTGCGtaagaaaaatcttcaaatacACACTTTGAATGACTGTAATTGGCTGGTGCTGAAAGTTCAACACACAGTGCAAGTCAGGCAGAGAAATTATCCAAGTGTGAAGGACTCTGTGAACTGTCAAGTTAATTTATGGCCCTTTTCAAGATCAATAAGGGCACtaacagaaatataattttcagaaatCTCACAGTAGTAAATAATTACACCAATGATTTCTCCAACTAGAATTAAACTTGATGGGGCAGTAATGATTCTGCACCAGAAACCATCTCGTAGCCTGGAACAAGCTCTACACAATCAGACCTGCACTTCCCTGTGACAcctggagccttctctcctccaggTGAACACTCacagctcttccagcctggcttcagaggagctccagcccttggagcagctctgtggcctcCTCCGGCCTCATCCAGagtcctccctgtgctgggaccatGGTCAGAGATGCCACTCACTATACCAGGTCAGTCAGAGCCCCACAAGCTCCTGTGGGATTTGTTTTGTACAAACAGTTTGGGAGTGAGGAGTGAAAATAACTGCAGTGCCCAATGGGCTCCTAGAGCACAGCACTTATCTCGCACTCCACATCTTCAAAGTACTTCAGGAAACATCAACTAATTAATCCTTCGAATAACTCCCATAAAGCAGAACAGCCTGATCTCCATCTGCTGACAAACACTGAGACAAAACCCACGTGTTTGATCATGGGGGTGGCTCAGCTCTGAGCTGGAGGCACATTGTGACACGGGCAGGGGACCAGGACCCTCCATGCTCTGagtgctcccagctcctgggatcagggaatatcctgagctgggagggaaccacagggatcatccagtccaacccctgccCTGCACtgacaccccaaaccccaccctgagcatccctggagcattgttcaaactctcctggagctctggcagcctcggggctgtgcccattccctggggagcctgagcagtgcccagcaccctctgggggaagaaacCTCCCTGATCTCCAACCTAAACTCCCccggcacagctccagcccttccctgggtcctgtctcTGTCACAGAGAACAGGGATTGTCCCCAAGCTGCCTCCAGGATGGGGtcatccttctcctcctgccagAGCCGAGTCCCTGCCATCCTCCAGTGCCAGGGAGGGACCTCAGACCTGTCTGGGTgactctgctgccagatacCCCACAGGAGAGGGGTGAGTCATGgaagagaggagcagcagggctgcaggttCCTGTTTGCCATGGGAtggacacccccagccccacggGGTTCTGCAGGTGCCAGACCTCACCATCTCCTGCCAGGGTTATtgattcctttttcttcttgtttaagTATTTATTGGCCCCATTAGGAGAAAGCAAGTGTTGTGGTACAGCTGGGGTAGTTGTTGTCAGGTGCCCTCAGGTGTGTTGATTGTCCCCACCAGccaccctggcactgcccaggcccagccaggagccccagtgggagcagcagcacctccagccctgcccatggGACCCAGGAATTCCTGGTGGGATGCAGGGACCCCAGCAGGATCCAGGGACCCTGGCAGGGCTGCCTCAGGTCTCTCTGCCCTGTGTGGAAATGGATTTTTGTGGCTGCTCTCattgccctgctctgcctctgccctccCAACCATTCCTGCTGCACTGAcagattttcaggaaaattcAGCCTTGACTCAAGTGGCCGAGACTCCCTGGTCCTGTGCAGGTTACCTGGGGCTGacctgggcagcctcttcccCACAGAAGGTTGTGAAAAACCTTCATTCCTTCAGCTCTGGGGCCAGGATtgctcctgtcccccctcccacacccagccctggcaggggctgtgggATCATCCTTTCCAAAAGGAGGGGTTAGTGGAAAATGAGCTAatggggctgctccagccttccCTGGGAGTCTGCAGCTCCTCGTGCTTTAATTGCCAAGTACTGTACCTCTTTAAAGAAGAGCCTTTATAAGTAATAATCCCTTTCATCTCTGCTCCTCTGAAAAAATACTCTTCTTTGCAAGGCAATCTGGTCAAGTAAATTGAGAAGTTGTGTTATCAGTGGGAAAGAGAAACTGAGATCTTTGGGctaattttttctcctttgtctcATTCTCAAGGatattgactttttttcccctccctgactCTTTTCCAGCTCACAGGAGCCATTGATAAAGTGAAATGATTCTTCGTGTCCCATTAGAAACGTGGGAACTAAAATTAAAACCCGGCAACTTAAACAAGTGCATTATGAAGCTCCTATTGTATCGAAACAGGAAGAGGGGGATAATTCTCCATTTAATACTTTCTTAATGGCTGGTTGGCAACTCTAATCACTGGCTTTTAACTTCAAATAGGTTCTCCTGCCCACGGAACATCTGGTTGAGGTGTAACTCATCACACACGAGTCGGGAGGCAGCAAATCTCCTCCCGGGGgttcacagcagggctggggggacacCAGGCTTGGGCTGAGCTCGGACAGCCAGGGGGGACACgagaggcagcagctcagtCCTCGGCATCTCCTgatggaagtgcagaagaagcTAAGGCAGATAGACCCAAAACACTTCCCGAGATGGAAATCATCCCTCTGCCAGGGGGGGGTCTGTGATGAGTCccggggatttgggatgtgtgctccagcccagctctgctagCTCTGATTTTGGCACTGTCACTGAGCCCAGGGACCTGCAAAGCACTTGGTGGCTTTGGGGGACAGAAGGGCTGtgggtgcagggacaggagctctgGGGTGCCAGGGGAGCTTTTCCTGGCACTTGTGCCCCTCTGGAGCTGGCCTGGcaggggcagagccctggggccCTCAGCCATTTCTGCCTGTGCAGatcctgatgctgctgctgacactGAGGACAGGCACGCTGTGCCCCAGCTGGGTCCAGCCCGTCCCCACTTCCCCCTGCCCCACTTCTCCTCCTCAAACACCAAACCCAGCCCTTGCCAAATCCTCCGTGGCACAGAGCTCCCCTgatccctccccatccctccgaACCCTCCAGAGCACTCACAGCCCCTGCACTCCTCTCTTCCTTTGGCGTCCTCCCAAAGGGAGGGACAcaaactgaaatttcttttgaaaatatttttgcagaatGATAGGGACCCTGCAGATCTGGatccctgctgcctcagccagccTGGGGATGCCCTGGCTCTTCTCATCCTTCCCAGTGTTGTCTACTCCTTCCTCCCCTCTggaaaggaggaataaaaataaagccatcAAACTGGGAGCTCACAGCCCTGTCAGAGGAGCAGTGGCTTGTGACGCACCAAGTTTCAATATTTTCTGGACAGTTTCATTTACTAACAgatttttctgctattttggTTCTTTGATCAAGATGGATCTGAGCTGCTCCCATTTGTGGTAAAGTGTCTCCATCCCATGCAGAAAGGATTTTGCTGACATGAGCAAGACCCACGCCCCAtcccagggatttcacacatcCTGCAGTCTACATGATTTCACCAGGATTTTCTTTGGGGTGTTATTATTACTAATGCTATTATATCAAAGTTGTTTCCTGAGGACAGAAAAATACCAGCTCAGCTATTCAGCTTAGCAGTCCCTTAATTTCTTGCCTCTCAAAATCAGCTCCCCAGTGCCGTTTTTAGAATAGATGTGAATTTTCTACTTTAATCCCTCTTCCTGAGGCAAAAGTGCTGAGGGGTGAAGTGACTctccctggggaaggagggTTGGGGTCTCTTtctcagggctgcagctcagggatCGTGAGCCAGCTCCAACAAATACCAGGTAGAGTTTTTTGTCTCTTTGCCTCCAAATCCCTCATCCCCAgatgggaagcagcagcaaatttGGGGTTCCCAGCAGTCCTGATTTTCCATctgctggctggggaagggtgAGCGGTGCAGGCAGGACACGGGAGGCTGGAGTGGCACAAGGACGCAGAATTTtgtggagctggagcagttcctcccagcacagcagccctggctctgcccatGCTCCTGTGTCCTCTTGCTGCATGTGGCCAAGGACCTGGAGGGAGATATAACCATGGTAACTGGGATTATCCCGGAGAATTGCTGCCGTTGCTGCAGTGGTAGGgtcaaaacaaacagaaattatcaatttttttctttctaataaaaTTCACAAGTGTATTATTGACTCGTTAATTGCTCAGCTAAATGGATTTCTCCTAAATTACCTCCTAATCCATGTAAATGAAAATGGTGCAAAGATTAGCACTTCCATGGATTTGCTCAGGggaggaaaaatgaaaggtCTGAttccctacccatggcaggggaggcTGGAATTGAATAAatctttaaagtcctttccatcccaaaccattccatgattctatgattccctTTTAACCTAAAATTGCTTGAAGCCTTGCTACCTGGGGGATTCTTGGCACCACACAGGCCGTGGAGCCACACTCAGCTTTGTGAGCAGTTCCTGCAGGAGATTGCAGCTCTCAGCTCGGCTCTGAATTGTCAATTCTCCCCTGAGTGCAGGTTTTCAGGAAATCAGAGGTTTAAATGAGAAGTATTCCTCTCCAACTGAGCCCCCTCCAATATCAGTATCAGCTTCCACCTCCTCCCATTCCCGACCCGGGCTTGCCTGGGAAATTGAAATGTTCAGCTTGTTAGAgaataaatgaagaaagaaatataatttaatcaAGAGACATCAGTACCAATAAATCCCCTGAAATTTCGCACAGCTGGGGTGTAGTGTCATCATCCCCCCGGATGCTCAGCTGCACGCTGCCAAGCCTGGCAGTTCTGAGCCCGCTCTCCCATTCTCCTCTTCACTGCAAGAGCCACTTCCAGAGGCTCGCAGGGACGCGGAGGTttaggaaataattatttttaattgcaccatcagctccatccctgctgccaggatTGTTTTGGGAGTGGCAGCAGCATCCAGGagagccccagggcagagccgGGGGGACGAGCTTGGAAAGGTCCCGATCCACGGCAGCGCCTTCCTTTTTGTCCGGAGAACCCAAAGCAGCCGGGTCTGCAGAGCCAGGGTGGCACCTGAGCAGTCCCCGGACACCGCGGGTGTTCCCACTGCACAGCCTGAGGAGGAGAATCCCGCACGCCCGGGGGATGTTCCCTGGAGCGGGGTCCCGAGGAAGGAGGGCAcaattcccccagcactgcggGAGCATCCCTGCAGAGGGAGCAGCCCTTGGGCAATTTAGGGTCGTTGGGCAATTCAGGGTCTTTGGGCAATTCAGGGTCTTTGGGCAAAGCCGAGGTCATGCAAACGACAGGAAGGCGCTCCTGCTTTCTGTATTCAGCACGTCCCAGAAAAGTCACCTGAAATGATCTCGGGGAGGTGGGAGCCCGGAGCGGAGATGCTCCAGGGGGATCACCCTGCCCAGGAGcagtgtccccactgcagcGGGACAGGGACTCTTGGTGGGGCGGGCGGGGTGGTCtccaggaaaacagcagagccaccagcaaaaaaaatcctccctcGCTCCTCTCAGACATCCGAAAGGAACGCCGGCAAAGCgacttaattaaaaaattaccGCTCCTCACCGTCCCTGCCGACAGCCACAAACCCTCAACCACGGCAGTTTGAAATGGAGAGGGATGTGCAGCTGCTAATGGGAGATGAGGAGAGATCTTCCACTTTGGAAGCAATTAACGAGCCGGAAAAGTGTTTGCATATGTGAATTGGATGGCTGGGTCGCACTCCCCATCCTCCGCTTGGCTCTGCGGTGTTTCCCTGCCCGTGCCCGGTGCCCAAATTCCCCCCAGGCTGCCCCACATGGCATTCCCGTGGGGGATCCAGCACTGGGATCGCCCCTCCcgacagctcccccagcctcgGGAAACGGGATCTGGCACAGATGTGCCACATCTGGCACGGTAGCCAGGAAAACTGGCTGCTGGGATTCGGGCTGGTTTTGTCCCCTAATCGCATTTCCCTGTTATTTCGGGTGCCGCAGGTTACCGCGGCTGCTCTCGGCTTTGATGCCCGCTGTTCCCACGGCAACGGAACAGGCTCTGCGTTTGTCCTGGCCCAGCCAGGTATTTTATTAGCTTTAACgaactgcatttttaatagaCGCCTGTATTGGATTTTGGAAATATATGTGCTTTAAATACCAcgtttttaattaaaaatgacacgggaatataaaatatataattatatttgcATGACTAACACACTgtcttaaatatatatatatatatatatatataaagctgTAAAATATAATTACAAATTATCTTTGGGAAAAGTCcagggaaaatacattttttgtgCATTTAAGTAGCATTGCTGCTGAAGGCTGGCTGCCGGGTTTGggagccaggcagagctccTGGGATGCCTCTGGCTCCTGGACAGAAATCCAAAATACCCAAGTCTGTGTATCTGCAAAGAGGAGACTAATTCCAGTTCTCCCAGgctcacctgcagctctggcttCTTGTCAAAGTGGATTTTGGAGTGATGCTCACCCCAGCAAAGGAGTAAACTGCATCACTCTTGTTGCTGAAAGAAGcatggaatcacaggatggtttggtttggaaaggaccctaaagctcatccagtttcAACCCTGacaccatcccaggctgctccaagccccagtgtccaacctggccttggacactcccaaggatccaggggcagccacagctgctctgggcaccctgtgccagggcctgcccaccctcccagctaagaattccttcccaatatctaaaCCAAATCCACCCtcctttagtttaaaaccattccccctcGTCCTAACCCAGCTGGCATCCCTTGCACAGTGCAGAGGCAACCCAGCTCTCCTGGGAtatccagagctgggaggagcatCCCagccccctgtgccccctgggtgtgctcagccaggagctgaggctCCCTGGAAGTGACAGACAGGGTTTGCATCCTTGTGTGAAGCATTCGAAGCAGAGATGAGATCCCTGACCTGGCATTTAAATAAGTGCACAACTCTACTGATGGATAATCTTAATGGCAGGAAGAACAATGAGGGCCCTGGGGGAGAAAACTTCTGGCAAAATGAGATTGAGAAGTCTGGGGTTGCCTAATTAGGGACACGATTAGGAGGGCAAATAGCAGAAGTAGTAAAAGTGAAGAACAAACAGATGACTGAGATCAGAATCTTGAGGATCAGGGCAGTAATTTTCTCCAATGAGCTATATATAATTTTCTGTCTAATTTATTATCTTGCAAGCAAAGATAAAATTATCTGGACTGACATTGCTTGAACTAAAGTCTGAAGGAGGACTGGGATGTGTTTGGGACTGAGGCCATTGACTGAATGCTCTTCACAGGCTAATCAAGAATTATGTGTAAATAAAAGGTTTGTGAAGAAATAAAGTCAAAATCAAAGAACAcaaagctgctcctgccagagagctgtgcccagggaggaggcagagcagctggagctgccctgcacccacagagctgtgtctgcccccACTGTCACCCTTTGGAGGGGCAGCAACTGCTGTGAGATCTGggaatgtccccagtgtccctgccctgccctctctgctgcttccagcatCCCATgaagctgcacagagctgggtTTGTGATCCAGAGTCCCAGAACCCTCATCTGTCAGGCCTCGTCTCCAGCTCCTGGTGGGGTTTGCCACTCTTGTTCCCAAAAACTTCATGTAGAGTGATCCCCAGCCACGGGGACAACCTTACTGTGACACACTCCCCTTCAACATCAGCGTTGAggttatatttatttcttagcTGCTATATTTTCCCCTAAGAAAATCAAAGACCATATTTGTTTATTCCTTAAACCCTTACAAACCCCCaattgttttcttcctctctggaggaagaaactttttttttagtgtgtgtGATTTGCCAACCTGTGAGCAGCATTCTGTAATTAGCAATTAAAGGCCACATTTGGAGACTAAATATAAATTGTTATGACAAGATTCTTCACTTTGCCAAACAAATGTGTTGCTGatgtatgaaaaaaaaccccaccacacaATAATGTGATCAGTGGGAAGCCAGTATTGGAGAATATCACCctggctggattttgggaaggaattcctccctgtgagggtgggcaggccctggcacagggtgcccagagcagctgtggctgcctctggatccctggaaatgcccaaggccaggttggatgaggctgggagcagcctgggacggtgggaggtgtccctgcccatggcagggggtggcacgAGATGGgttttaatgtcccttccaacccaaaccattctgggattccatgtcTGGAACTCACTTCCCACTGGatgttttccacttttttttctccgATACAACTCATTTCATTCTCAAGTTGATGGGAAGGAGCAAGGCTGGGACAGTTCCCAGCCCTCTGACCCCTTGCAATGAGCTGGACCCATGGGATTTCCCTGAATCTTCACATTAAACCAACCACAGCCACCCTCCCTTCAGTGTCCCCTACCCTCCCTGCAGCCAGTCAGTCACTGGTGAAACTGGA harbors:
- the OLFML3 gene encoding olfactomedin-like protein 3, which produces MGPWRCLLLLPLLAPALRSQQQQFMEYVERRLTLLEERISQWHDQSSRYSTELRDFKNQVLGMLEAAEKEREAMRAEAESAAVRVDRLEREVDYLETQNPAPPCVEVDETLMDKQVATAKQRKNEKYTKLTDCSDTIASVRAMKILKRFGSASGLWTKDAAGSSEKIYVFDGTANDTVYVFPRMREFTLFSATRKAARIKLPYPWVGTGHLVYDGHLYYIRQQGPSFQVIKFNLANKTVVDSSVFPAEEQIPVFGLSPSTYIEVSADEEGLWAIYATKEDEKNMCLAKLDPASLDIEQMWDTPCPRENAEGAFVVCGALHVVYNTRLPSRARVQCVFDVSGTLAPEDASLVYFPKRYGSHASLKYSPRERQIYAWDDGYQIIYRMEMKKKLEV